A DNA window from Legionella sp. MW5194 contains the following coding sequences:
- a CDS encoding HIT family protein, translated as MPEHTEACLIDRIAAHKEDAYIVFEDADFIAFLDHRPLFPGHTLLAPKRHFRTLYELPSALVAPMFLLTQQLGRAVEKAMGAAGSFIAMNNTISQSIPHLHVHIVPRNKQDGLKGFFWPRTQYDQAAHALAVRDKIRHCLSFDA; from the coding sequence ATGCCTGAACACACAGAGGCTTGCCTTATTGATAGGATTGCCGCCCACAAGGAAGACGCGTACATCGTTTTTGAAGACGCTGATTTCATTGCCTTCCTGGATCATCGCCCCTTATTCCCCGGTCACACCCTGCTTGCGCCAAAGCGCCATTTCCGCACCCTGTATGAGCTGCCGTCAGCCCTTGTCGCGCCCATGTTTTTATTAACGCAACAACTCGGTCGGGCGGTGGAAAAAGCCATGGGGGCGGCTGGAAGCTTTATTGCCATGAACAATACCATCAGTCAGAGCATCCCCCATCTGCACGTGCACATTGTGCCGCGCAACAAACAGGATGGACTGAAAGGATTTTTCTGGCCCCGCACCCAGTATGACCAGGCGGCGCATGCCCTTGCCGTTCGCGATAAAATCAGGCATTGCCTGTCTTTCGACGCATGA
- a CDS encoding cisplatin damage response ATP-dependent DNA ligase, producing MKKFAELLNTLYFTYSHRDKMALLHHYFITTPDPERGYALAIMANTLELPTFGRTLIKELIEKEIDPVLFAYSYDYVGDLSDTIALLWPTHDSTAVLPRLSDLITTFNQLPKQAIRDVLANLLNRADTTERWALLKLGTGSLRIGVSARFLKKTLADYGQVSVQDIEKIWHGLKPPYEALFAWLEKKAELPSVDDQLFFHPVMLSHPLNENDIGQIDWQQFVFERKYDGIRVQAIVTGNGKALYSRTGDDISHSFPDLLASFKTRVILDGELVIKTEKGIGSFNELQQRLNRKSLTKKWITEYPAAMILYDILSMEGRDLRALPFIERRKTLEQWYANHSADNLILSDLLTLFPGETLHHLKQQVLNEAHPAVEGLMLKHKQSPYLAGRPKGHWYKWKRDPLTVDAVLMYAQRGQGKRSSYYSDYTFGLWQDNRLLPVGKAYFGFTDEELLKLDHWIRNHTLHRFGPVREVAKALVLEVAFDAVQRSTRHKSGVAMRFPRIHRIRWDKPAAEADVLSTLLDWIHP from the coding sequence ATGAAAAAATTTGCCGAATTACTAAATACCCTTTATTTTACTTACAGCCATCGTGACAAGATGGCCTTGCTTCATCACTATTTCATAACGACGCCTGATCCGGAACGAGGGTATGCATTGGCAATCATGGCGAATACGCTTGAACTTCCAACCTTCGGCCGTACGTTAATCAAAGAATTAATTGAGAAGGAAATCGACCCGGTACTCTTTGCCTATTCCTACGATTACGTCGGTGATTTGTCGGATACCATTGCCCTGCTCTGGCCTACCCATGACTCAACAGCAGTCCTCCCAAGGCTTTCCGACCTGATTACCACCTTCAACCAATTACCCAAACAAGCCATTCGCGACGTCCTGGCAAACCTGCTTAATCGTGCAGACACGACCGAGCGGTGGGCTCTTTTAAAATTAGGGACCGGCAGTCTGCGCATCGGCGTCTCCGCCCGCTTTCTAAAAAAAACGCTGGCTGATTACGGACAGGTTTCAGTTCAGGACATTGAAAAAATCTGGCACGGCTTAAAACCGCCATACGAAGCCCTGTTTGCCTGGCTTGAAAAGAAAGCCGAACTGCCTTCTGTCGACGATCAGCTGTTCTTCCATCCCGTGATGCTGTCTCATCCGCTCAATGAAAACGACATCGGCCAGATTGACTGGCAGCAATTTGTTTTTGAGCGTAAATACGATGGCATTCGTGTCCAGGCTATCGTCACCGGAAACGGCAAAGCCCTGTACAGTCGCACAGGGGATGACATCAGCCATTCCTTTCCTGATTTGCTGGCTTCTTTTAAAACGCGGGTCATCCTTGATGGTGAACTGGTCATTAAAACAGAAAAGGGCATTGGCAGTTTTAATGAATTGCAGCAACGTTTAAACCGCAAATCACTGACAAAAAAATGGATAACCGAATACCCGGCCGCGATGATTCTCTATGACATTTTATCCATGGAAGGCCGCGATTTGCGCGCCCTCCCTTTTATTGAACGGCGTAAGACACTGGAACAATGGTACGCGAATCACTCAGCCGATAACCTGATTCTGTCTGATTTGCTGACGCTTTTTCCGGGGGAGACGCTGCATCATTTAAAGCAACAGGTCCTAAATGAAGCCCACCCCGCCGTTGAAGGCCTTATGCTCAAGCACAAGCAAAGCCCGTATCTTGCAGGTCGCCCCAAAGGCCACTGGTATAAATGGAAACGCGATCCGCTGACGGTGGACGCGGTTCTGATGTACGCCCAGAGAGGCCAGGGCAAACGGTCCTCTTATTACTCAGACTATACCTTCGGACTTTGGCAGGATAACCGCCTTCTCCCTGTCGGCAAAGCGTATTTTGGTTTTACCGATGAAGAATTGCTTAAACTCGATCACTGGATACGCAACCACACGCTGCACCGTTTTGGTCCGGTCCGGGAAGTGGCGAAGGCACTGGTTTTGGAAGTTGCCTTTGATGCTGTCCAGCGCTCTACCCGCCACAAATCAGGCGTGGCCATGCGTTTTCCTCGCATTCACCGCATCCGTTGGGATAAACCGGCTGCGGAAGCGGATGTGCTCTCGACACTTCTGGATTGGATTCATCCTTAG
- a CDS encoding ligase-associated DNA damage response exonuclease: MNHSTPWLVVKEAGLYCEPGEFYIDPVTAVPAAVITHAHGDHACAGHGEVFAHTVTLQLMQRRFGEEGARHWHPLAYQQPLSVNAIDLYLLPAGHILGSAQLVMDYQGSKVIFSGDYKRRPDPTCDPFLVEHCDVSITEATFALPVFNHPPIEDELQKLLRSLRLFPHRCHLVGVYVLGKCQRVLRTLRLMGYLEPIYIHGSLQKTCEFYQQCGIDLGELRSAIELTKDESAGKIVLCPPSALRDRWSRRFANVLIGMASGWMQIRARAKQQGVELPLIISDHADWPELIQTLSDVNPNEIFVTHGREEALIHYAQQQGYKAQALHLLGYDEQGD; this comes from the coding sequence ATGAACCATTCGACACCCTGGCTGGTTGTTAAAGAAGCGGGGCTTTATTGTGAACCGGGAGAATTCTACATTGATCCGGTAACCGCGGTGCCTGCTGCGGTCATTACCCATGCGCATGGCGATCATGCCTGCGCCGGGCATGGCGAGGTCTTTGCGCACACGGTCACGCTGCAACTGATGCAGCGTCGTTTTGGCGAGGAAGGAGCCCGTCATTGGCATCCTCTGGCGTATCAACAACCGCTTTCAGTGAACGCCATTGACCTGTACCTCTTACCCGCCGGCCATATCCTTGGCAGCGCTCAGCTTGTAATGGATTATCAAGGCAGCAAGGTTATTTTTTCCGGGGATTATAAACGCCGCCCTGATCCGACCTGTGATCCCTTTTTAGTGGAACACTGCGATGTCTCTATCACGGAAGCCACGTTTGCGCTGCCGGTGTTTAACCATCCCCCCATTGAGGACGAGCTCCAGAAATTGCTGCGCTCCCTGCGCCTGTTCCCTCATCGCTGTCATCTGGTGGGTGTGTATGTTCTGGGAAAATGCCAACGCGTGCTCAGAACCTTAAGGCTAATGGGTTACCTTGAGCCCATCTATATCCATGGCAGCCTGCAGAAGACCTGTGAATTCTATCAGCAATGCGGCATCGATCTGGGGGAGTTACGCTCAGCGATTGAGCTCACCAAAGACGAGTCAGCCGGCAAAATAGTGCTTTGCCCTCCGAGCGCCCTGCGTGACCGTTGGAGCCGGCGTTTTGCCAATGTCTTGATTGGCATGGCCTCAGGCTGGATGCAAATCAGAGCCCGGGCTAAACAGCAAGGCGTGGAATTGCCTTTGATAATTTCGGATCATGCCGATTGGCCAGAACTGATTCAAACCCTGTCAGACGTAAACCCCAATGAGATTTTCGTTACCCACGGCCGGGAAGAAGCGCTGATTCATTATGCACAGCAGCAGGGCTACAAGGCTCAAGCGCTGCATTTATTGGGCTATGACGAACAGGGGGATTAG
- a CDS encoding MFS transporter — MTAFTLSSQEKKIILLASLGGALEFYDFIIYVIFAPIISRTFFPETDQLASLMSVYAIFAIGYVVRPLGGIAFSHFGDKYGRKKTFIFSVMLMAVPTFLIGLLPTYQQMGLLASILLIAMRLLQGLSIGGEIPGALTFTCEHVNPGHRALACGIIFSFLNFGIFLGACISLVLNHLLNEQQLQTFGWRIPFLLGGILGVFSFYIRRQMTESPLFIAFQHHEKKARIPLVEAITGYWPQILQGIALTALGAVMINLIFLYMPTYLSSILAYSKHQASGFTTLNLLFYSLLLIFTCWLADRVGRKPVLLIGSVGFMLCGYSLFILLAYQTTAALLTALFILALLSSCIMVYPSFLVELFPTSVRYTGIAIAYNLAFACFGGVTPLIATYLIQRSGHVIAPSYYLILSAALCTLALLTIRKQDAIE, encoded by the coding sequence ATGACAGCATTCACCCTTTCCTCCCAGGAAAAAAAAATCATCCTGCTGGCTTCCCTGGGCGGCGCCCTTGAATTTTATGACTTCATCATTTACGTTATTTTTGCCCCCATCATCAGCCGGACCTTTTTCCCGGAAACCGATCAACTCGCTTCCTTAATGAGTGTATACGCCATCTTTGCCATCGGGTATGTGGTTCGGCCCTTGGGCGGCATTGCGTTCAGTCATTTTGGCGACAAATACGGACGCAAGAAAACCTTTATTTTTTCAGTAATGCTGATGGCTGTCCCCACCTTTTTAATTGGTCTGCTGCCGACCTATCAGCAAATGGGCCTTTTAGCCAGTATCCTGCTGATTGCCATGCGCCTGTTGCAGGGGTTATCCATTGGCGGAGAAATTCCCGGTGCATTGACGTTTACCTGTGAACATGTGAATCCCGGACATCGCGCCTTAGCCTGCGGCATTATTTTTTCTTTCCTCAATTTTGGCATTTTTTTAGGCGCCTGCATCAGTTTGGTGTTAAATCACCTGCTGAATGAGCAGCAACTCCAGACTTTTGGTTGGCGTATTCCTTTTCTCCTCGGCGGCATCCTCGGCGTTTTCAGTTTTTATATTCGTCGGCAAATGACGGAAAGCCCCTTGTTCATCGCCTTTCAGCACCATGAAAAAAAGGCCCGCATTCCTCTGGTGGAAGCAATTACCGGCTATTGGCCCCAGATACTGCAAGGCATTGCCTTAACAGCCCTTGGGGCGGTTATGATTAATCTGATTTTTCTCTACATGCCCACTTACTTATCAAGTATATTGGCTTACTCCAAACACCAGGCCAGCGGGTTCACTACCCTTAATTTGCTGTTTTATTCCCTGCTTCTGATTTTTACCTGCTGGCTGGCTGATCGTGTCGGGCGCAAACCGGTGCTTTTAATTGGCAGCGTCGGATTTATGCTCTGCGGTTATTCCCTGTTTATCCTGCTTGCTTACCAAACCACGGCAGCACTCCTCACTGCCCTGTTTATCCTGGCTTTATTAAGCAGTTGCATTATGGTTTATCCCAGTTTTCTGGTTGAATTATTCCCAACGTCAGTACGTTACACTGGCATTGCCATCGCCTACAATCTGGCCTTTGCCTGTTTCGGTGGTGTCACACCACTGATTGCCACTTATTTAATTCAACGCTCAGGCCATGTCATTGCCCCGAGTTACTATTTAATCCTAAGCGCGGCTTTATGCACCCTTGCGCTACTCACTATCCGTAAGCAGGATGCCATTGAATGA
- a CDS encoding TMEM165/GDT1 family protein produces the protein MFEPLLVSTAIVALAEFGDKTQLLALMLAARFKRPLPIIAGILLATLINHSLAGALGAWLVSMLGPHLLRGLVACSFILMAVWVLIPDRLDARKPDAFRRFGVFTTTLFTFFLAEMGDKTQVATVALAAHYGKPLWVIAGTTLGMLLADIPAVFLGKTLGNQLSLTWVRAITALSFAVMGLLAAVQGVSFSG, from the coding sequence ATGTTTGAACCCCTGCTTGTATCCACCGCCATTGTCGCCTTGGCGGAGTTTGGCGATAAGACCCAATTGTTAGCGCTGATGCTGGCTGCACGTTTCAAGCGGCCCTTGCCTATTATTGCCGGCATTTTACTGGCGACATTAATTAACCATAGCCTTGCCGGGGCTTTGGGCGCGTGGCTTGTGTCAATGCTGGGGCCTCACTTACTGCGGGGGCTTGTCGCCTGTTCTTTTATTCTTATGGCCGTTTGGGTACTTATTCCGGACAGGTTGGATGCCAGGAAACCGGATGCTTTCCGGCGTTTTGGGGTGTTTACCACCACGCTGTTTACTTTTTTCCTGGCTGAGATGGGTGATAAAACCCAGGTGGCGACCGTCGCCCTGGCCGCGCATTATGGTAAGCCTCTATGGGTTATTGCAGGAACGACCCTTGGCATGCTGCTCGCGGATATTCCGGCGGTGTTCCTCGGCAAGACACTGGGGAATCAACTCTCGTTGACCTGGGTAAGGGCAATCACTGCGTTAAGCTTCGCGGTCATGGGCCTTCTTGCGGCAGTGCAGGGGGTTAGCTTTTCAGGTTGA
- a CDS encoding MFS transporter, with protein sequence MPKATYRTFYLAYAMLFLISLSASIIPPLVGPLFLKQPGLLPGESLSLRLNAYSFAVGIYGIGAILGGMLWGIVSDHSGEKKTLWYCLSGSLLACLLSIVSLIYVNYWLFFTSRALDGLMSGRRAVILSLLMHTNYPRHNLFRLAEIINALGLCLGPLLCGTLVNFKAQVPLYYYTSPFFLILLLTFINLSFLPALPVKAIQHRVVRAKTHWRDYLNALYIEFFLMQVVWALYYIAVLPFAILTFSFSSYTIGIFFSVMALLYILFLASAQKILYQHMSLKLAKTLAILVLFSGFVSLCLSYSNLTVFFIANLCIIFAFAILNPAYSSAISQAHTETHQGEAMGLLTSINGMASAMTALIAGSLLVVSLYLPFLLGAALIAGIYLSQLMRRKTGNA encoded by the coding sequence ATGCCGAAAGCAACTTACAGGACGTTTTATCTGGCTTATGCCATGCTTTTTCTTATCAGCTTAAGCGCCAGCATTATACCCCCTCTGGTAGGTCCGCTTTTTCTCAAACAGCCTGGCCTGTTACCCGGTGAAAGCCTTTCCCTCCGTTTAAACGCCTACAGCTTTGCGGTGGGCATTTACGGTATTGGCGCTATTCTTGGTGGTATGCTATGGGGAATCGTGTCTGATCACAGCGGTGAAAAGAAAACCTTGTGGTACTGTCTTTCCGGGTCGCTGTTGGCCTGCCTGTTATCCATAGTCAGCTTAATCTATGTCAATTACTGGCTTTTTTTTACAAGTCGCGCCCTGGATGGGCTGATGTCGGGCAGGCGTGCGGTGATTCTTTCCCTGCTGATGCACACGAATTACCCCAGACACAATCTGTTTCGTTTGGCTGAAATAATCAATGCCCTCGGTCTTTGCCTTGGCCCCCTACTCTGCGGGACTCTGGTGAACTTTAAAGCGCAAGTACCTCTTTATTACTATACCTCACCCTTTTTTCTGATTTTGCTGTTAACATTCATTAATCTGTCATTCCTGCCGGCACTCCCTGTCAAAGCCATTCAACACCGTGTTGTAAGAGCCAAAACTCACTGGAGGGATTATCTGAACGCCCTTTACATTGAATTTTTTTTAATGCAGGTCGTGTGGGCTCTTTATTATATCGCCGTGTTGCCCTTTGCCATCCTTACCTTTTCCTTTTCAAGTTATACCATTGGGATTTTCTTTTCGGTCATGGCGTTGCTGTATATCCTTTTTTTAGCCAGTGCTCAAAAAATCCTCTATCAGCACATGAGCCTTAAACTGGCCAAAACCCTGGCTATCCTGGTTTTATTTTCAGGATTTGTAAGCCTTTGCTTGAGTTACAGCAATCTTACTGTCTTTTTCATTGCCAATCTCTGCATTATTTTTGCTTTTGCGATTTTAAACCCCGCCTATTCCAGCGCAATATCACAAGCCCATACCGAGACCCATCAGGGGGAAGCAATGGGGCTTTTAACCAGCATCAATGGCATGGCGTCAGCGATGACTGCCTTAATCGCCGGCTCCCTGCTCGTTGTTTCGCTGTATCTGCCTTTTCTGCTTGGCGCCGCGCTGATTGCGGGCATCTACCTAAGCCAACTCATGCGTCGAAAGACAGGCAATGCCTGA
- a CDS encoding SidE phosphodiesterase domain-containing protein yields the protein MSYDKTIALLKKGPRLKSEVTRDLEKVIHLFLHPEQKAQCRFNSYGELEVAFNDRVFNLTHLLLHQPDFEHLAFTEQVSSHYETFIKTAVHIPSLKGDPRLPKKEDYLAADKNNLYSQLTYGEKLAITLYTSNFYEEINGFLRSQGRDPRLKNLPQDRLTQEVKEIILATCLAAHGLTRLQLPDDSDDNSLQTLYRAESSHKMPTTVWQQRHETIKTHKPLRQEGFISTSEDIAAMKVSGTDTLLKITQPRQGIGKKVKDLSYKADEQEILLPAGTQLAFSSFIEDQGRKVFQAFPVRSLDGIDPRSYSSVDAEIRTHLIAFLDEVRHLSTQAEPRVKTSFWQTLPHKKSETAELLAMAAQLEKLIVFFADSRHKPAEKREKLQALYKQTAKLAEQFKNLNTLHPPLQQMTTAMNHLLIQLEMANTSLLVEQADYVYSHHLSKAYKDTQLDATDAELKQNSQVVHRPNHGLAHSLRVAASVPLVVEYFQQFAQPELRKQCLQLSGDELKKVALCMLFSVSGRESDVAFKSNPQKYREYREQCALQFAAYAHKKMPSEEIKKYMELIRNMGNPDYLTSKHITPKKAALFHVMNLAHKLDLMRCYPLAQYQLAVMKGHDPLIIPSEGQQHHFNRLLRTVSERIEATGDRQFCRMEQGQLVSCTKDYDFPVFAEASTNPSECLKLILESDVLKLAAVSTTEPSPADDQIDHWSLPVLFLDTLENYTMPLLEHLNSSAATGLPAIDQLKQDSRYLMQKLTATEDGFVLLAESAYMDALPVSISLQAQDLYYLLSQMPPDHLNQCYLVSDMLERLNQFTGQLNIPELDKMDDSYQLSFIEQDGVTGDIKLTATSSKALPPVQTTLSSVEFAQCLEKLEKSTVLNLKS from the coding sequence ATGTCCTACGATAAGACCATCGCTCTACTTAAAAAAGGTCCCCGATTAAAGAGTGAGGTCACTCGGGATTTGGAAAAAGTCATCCACTTGTTCCTTCATCCAGAACAGAAAGCCCAATGCCGCTTTAATTCCTACGGGGAGCTTGAAGTCGCCTTCAATGACCGGGTGTTTAATCTGACCCACCTTCTTCTGCACCAGCCTGATTTTGAGCATTTAGCGTTTACAGAGCAGGTTTCGTCCCATTATGAAACCTTTATAAAAACGGCCGTTCACATTCCTTCCCTGAAAGGCGATCCCCGTCTTCCCAAAAAGGAAGATTATCTGGCCGCTGATAAAAATAACCTGTATAGCCAATTAACTTATGGCGAAAAATTGGCCATAACGTTGTATACCTCTAACTTTTATGAAGAAATTAATGGGTTTTTGCGAAGTCAGGGACGGGATCCCCGCTTAAAAAACCTGCCTCAGGACAGACTGACACAGGAAGTCAAGGAAATTATTCTGGCCACTTGTTTAGCGGCTCATGGGCTCACCCGCCTGCAGTTACCCGATGATTCAGACGATAACAGCCTGCAAACGCTTTATCGTGCGGAAAGCAGTCATAAGATGCCGACCACTGTGTGGCAACAGCGTCACGAAACCATCAAGACTCATAAGCCCTTGCGGCAGGAAGGCTTCATTAGCACCTCAGAAGACATCGCTGCCATGAAAGTAAGCGGCACCGATACGCTGCTTAAAATCACTCAACCTCGCCAGGGCATTGGTAAAAAGGTAAAGGATTTATCTTACAAGGCCGATGAGCAGGAAATTTTGCTTCCTGCAGGAACGCAACTGGCCTTTAGCTCTTTTATTGAGGATCAGGGTAGAAAGGTATTTCAGGCGTTCCCAGTCAGAAGTCTCGATGGCATTGATCCCCGTTCGTATTCCAGCGTGGATGCTGAAATCAGGACGCATCTGATTGCTTTTTTGGACGAAGTACGGCATTTGTCGACGCAGGCAGAACCTCGGGTCAAAACCTCATTCTGGCAAACACTGCCGCATAAAAAAAGCGAGACCGCCGAACTCCTTGCTATGGCCGCTCAGCTGGAGAAACTCATTGTTTTTTTTGCAGACAGCCGCCATAAACCCGCTGAAAAAAGAGAAAAGCTCCAGGCGCTTTATAAACAAACGGCTAAATTGGCTGAACAATTTAAAAACTTAAATACCTTGCACCCACCGCTTCAACAAATGACAACCGCGATGAATCACCTGCTTATCCAGCTTGAAATGGCCAATACCTCGCTGTTAGTCGAACAAGCCGACTATGTTTATAGTCATCATTTAAGTAAAGCCTACAAAGACACGCAGTTAGACGCCACCGACGCTGAATTAAAACAGAACAGTCAGGTTGTTCATCGCCCCAATCATGGCTTGGCCCATTCCTTACGAGTGGCTGCCTCTGTCCCGCTGGTGGTCGAGTATTTCCAGCAATTTGCCCAGCCGGAATTACGAAAACAATGCCTTCAGTTGTCGGGTGATGAATTGAAAAAAGTAGCCCTCTGCATGCTTTTCAGCGTCTCCGGGCGTGAGTCGGATGTTGCTTTTAAAAGTAATCCGCAGAAATACCGGGAGTACCGCGAACAATGCGCCTTGCAATTTGCCGCCTATGCCCACAAGAAGATGCCATCGGAGGAAATAAAAAAATACATGGAACTGATCCGCAACATGGGTAATCCGGACTATTTAACATCGAAACACATCACGCCCAAAAAAGCGGCGCTCTTCCACGTGATGAATCTCGCCCATAAACTCGATCTGATGCGCTGTTATCCATTAGCGCAATACCAATTGGCGGTGATGAAAGGCCACGATCCCCTGATTATCCCGTCAGAAGGACAACAACATCACTTTAATCGTTTACTGCGCACCGTCAGTGAGCGCATTGAAGCCACAGGCGACAGGCAATTTTGTCGCATGGAACAGGGGCAACTGGTGTCCTGCACCAAAGATTATGATTTTCCTGTTTTTGCCGAGGCCAGCACCAACCCCTCTGAATGCCTTAAACTCATTCTTGAATCTGATGTTCTTAAGCTTGCAGCTGTTTCTACGACCGAGCCCTCCCCTGCCGATGACCAGATCGACCATTGGTCACTGCCGGTTCTCTTTCTCGATACCCTGGAAAATTACACCATGCCGCTGCTTGAGCATTTAAATTCGTCAGCCGCAACAGGCCTGCCGGCTATTGATCAGTTGAAACAAGACAGCCGCTACCTGATGCAAAAACTGACGGCAACAGAGGATGGGTTTGTGTTATTGGCTGAATCAGCCTACATGGATGCGCTGCCGGTGTCTATTTCACTGCAGGCGCAGGATTTATATTATTTATTGTCGCAAATGCCGCCAGACCATCTTAATCAATGCTACCTGGTTTCCGACATGCTTGAACGGCTTAACCAATTCACAGGTCAGTTAAACATCCCGGAGCTGGATAAAATGGATGACTCCTATCAGCTGTCGTTTATCGAGCAGGACGGCGTCACCGGAGACATCAAACTGACGGCGACCAGTTCGAAGGCATTGCCGCCTGTACAGACAACCTTATCCTCAGTGGAATTTGCTCAATGCCTGGAAAAATTGGAGAAATCCACGGTACTCAACCTGAAAAGCTAA
- a CDS encoding CapA family protein: protein MPPILPVVTGLLLCTLTWADTVHIIAVGDVLLHAPLQKKGLAQGFDSLWTATIPQLKKADITYGNLEGPTAGMIDMYGKETKDERRAYTSFPMFNYSRDLVKALKLSGFDILSTANNHTLDRLSLGIDRTISTLNEHHMAYTGTRSRNSKEAWYTVTVKNTLSIAWIACSQDTNGITDRYRQVLLCYRDKPQVLELIAELAKTHDAVIVTPHWGVEYQTRPNNAQKTLAREFANAGALAILGSHPHCVQPFDWVSTAEGKKVFIAYSLGNFISNQGSLKNRASGLLSLHLRKEAGVTAIDKVAYQPTYMENRSAQMSLSLVTSARHPAYQWLKQVVGADYLVLPKKKGSIKPGKKGQTALLIKN from the coding sequence ATGCCTCCCATCCTGCCAGTTGTGACAGGGTTGTTGCTGTGTACCCTTACCTGGGCCGATACCGTTCACATCATTGCCGTGGGTGACGTGCTTTTACATGCCCCTTTACAGAAAAAGGGATTGGCTCAGGGATTTGATTCGTTATGGACTGCGACCATTCCCCAATTAAAAAAGGCTGATATCACCTACGGCAATCTCGAAGGGCCAACGGCAGGAATGATTGACATGTACGGCAAGGAGACGAAAGATGAACGTCGTGCCTATACGTCCTTTCCCATGTTTAATTATTCCAGGGATTTAGTGAAGGCTTTGAAATTATCCGGGTTTGATATCCTGTCGACCGCCAATAACCATACCCTCGATCGCTTAAGTCTGGGCATCGATCGGACCATCTCCACATTAAATGAGCATCACATGGCTTACACTGGTACTCGTTCCCGAAACAGCAAGGAAGCCTGGTATACGGTGACTGTTAAGAACACCCTGTCGATTGCCTGGATAGCCTGCTCTCAAGACACAAACGGCATCACTGACAGGTATCGCCAGGTGTTACTCTGTTACCGTGATAAGCCGCAAGTGCTTGAACTGATTGCCGAGCTTGCTAAAACCCATGATGCCGTGATTGTCACCCCGCACTGGGGAGTGGAATACCAAACCCGGCCCAATAATGCGCAAAAAACGCTCGCGCGCGAGTTTGCCAACGCGGGTGCGTTGGCGATACTGGGGTCGCATCCTCATTGCGTGCAACCCTTCGATTGGGTAAGCACGGCAGAGGGAAAAAAGGTGTTTATTGCCTACTCCCTGGGCAACTTCATTTCCAATCAGGGCAGTTTGAAAAACCGTGCCAGCGGTCTGTTGTCCCTCCATTTAAGAAAAGAAGCCGGGGTGACTGCCATAGACAAAGTGGCCTATCAACCCACGTACATGGAAAATCGCAGCGCTCAAATGAGCCTGTCGCTGGTGACTTCCGCCAGACATCCCGCTTATCAGTGGCTTAAACAGGTTGTGGGGGCTGACTACCTGGTGCTGCCAAAGAAGAAAGGATCCATCAAACCGGGCAAAAAGGGACAAACGGCCTTATTGATTAAAAATTAA
- a CDS encoding LpxI family protein: MSELRQLVLVAGEGDLPVEIVNACQKKHIDVLIIRASGEKQFKLPAAHHVVTLANLGETIQQVKAAGFLNLVFAGKIDHNLLFENYGAMRLQNDLTARGDSASLGDNSYFAGLVRFLEAQGFHVVGVQDILAEAMTPMGILTTAQPTLKCLEDAKLGVSIAKKIGEMDIGQALVIENRYVLGVEAVEGTDNLIKRCREFKSPHKEGVLVKVKKAMQDTRIDLPVIGETTVRHVVEANLAGIALEAGWSILINKEETLKLANQAGIFIMGL; the protein is encoded by the coding sequence ATGTCTGAATTACGACAGCTGGTCTTGGTTGCAGGCGAAGGGGATTTACCCGTTGAAATTGTGAATGCCTGTCAAAAAAAGCACATCGACGTGCTCATTATCAGGGCTTCAGGGGAAAAGCAATTCAAATTACCTGCGGCCCACCATGTCGTCACCTTAGCCAATCTTGGAGAAACCATTCAACAGGTCAAGGCAGCGGGTTTTTTAAACCTTGTTTTCGCCGGCAAAATTGACCATAACCTGCTTTTTGAAAATTACGGCGCCATGCGCCTGCAGAATGATTTAACCGCACGGGGTGACAGCGCCAGTTTGGGCGACAACAGTTATTTTGCCGGTCTTGTCCGTTTTCTCGAAGCGCAGGGTTTTCATGTGGTCGGCGTTCAGGACATCCTTGCCGAAGCGATGACACCGATGGGAATTTTAACTACCGCGCAACCAACGCTTAAATGCCTGGAGGATGCAAAGCTCGGCGTTAGTATCGCTAAAAAAATAGGCGAAATGGACATTGGTCAAGCCTTAGTCATTGAAAACCGCTATGTCCTTGGCGTTGAGGCCGTGGAGGGAACGGATAATCTCATCAAGCGTTGCCGTGAATTTAAGTCACCGCATAAAGAAGGGGTGTTGGTGAAAGTTAAAAAAGCCATGCAGGATACTCGCATTGATTTGCCCGTCATTGGCGAGACCACAGTACGGCATGTGGTGGAAGCCAATTTGGCCGGAATTGCATTGGAAGCGGGTTGGTCCATACTGATTAATAAAGAGGAAACCTTAAAACTGGCCAATCAGGCTGGTATTTTTATTATGGGCTTATAA